From the genome of Marasmius oreades isolate 03SP1 chromosome 1, whole genome shotgun sequence:
TATGAAGgttggaggaaggagagaaatGGTTTCAAGAATGGGGCAGTCCAGAAACGGGCACGACGTACAAATTGGTTCCATCCTTTTTTGTGGGTTCACATTGAAAAAGCCATGATAAAGGCAGACTGGAGTCCGTCAGGTGCATTGACGATTTTAAAGCAAGAACAGCCTGCAATTTTCGGAACGATGCATCGTGGTACACTTGGGAAGTGGAAGGAAGTAGGAGAGCGTGCTTTCACGGCAACCACCTTGCAATCCGTATCCAACCGACACACTCTTCTTGGCACTGGGCGTGTCGGAGCTCTTACCAAACACAAAGATATTGTTGACGCAATCAAGCACGCAATCATCAGCCTTCGGACTTCGGGATTAGCTGTCAATGTTGGCATTGCACGTTCTATCATGCTGGCCATTATCAAAGAACAAAAACCTGAGATTCTCAGTGAACATTTTGAATGTTCGGAGCGGTTTGTTCGAGATTTCCTGCAAAGCACTCTCAATTACACAATCCGAAAAGGCACTCGAGCAGCGGCACACCTTCCAGCCGATGCTGATGACCAATGTGAACGCACCTTTTATCGCCTCGTTTATCCGATGCTCTGGGATAATATTCCCCCCGAactcgtcgtcaatgtagACCAACTCGGAGTATATATTCTTCCAAATGGTTCAATGACCTATCACACAAAGGGCACCAAACAGGTTGACATTGttgggaaggaagaaaagcgtGCTTTTACGCTTCTGGTTGCAAGCACTCCTTCTGGAGATTTCCTACCATTTCAACAGGTTTGGGGTGGACGTAGCAAGCTCTCTCTCCCTTCCAAAAATGCTACTGGATTCTCAGAAGCTCTTGACCGGGGTTTTCATTTCGCATTTGCAGCCAGCGAGTCCAGTCAGAGAAGCCATTTTAGTACACTTAAGACGATGAAAGAGTGGGTAGAAAATATTCTGGTCCCTTACATTCAAGGTGTTATTGAGGCCAACGACTTGGATCAAGATCAAAAGGCCATCCTTTTTATTGATGCATATCCAGTTCATACAGGAAAAGATTTCCGAGTTTACATTTACGACGACCACCCTAACATTATCCTCATCTTTGTGCCTGCCAATTGCACGGGAAAATTCCAACCTGCCGACGTCGGTCTTCAACGGCCAATCAAACACTCTTTGAAGCAGGAACTCTTTCGATGGATGGCAGGTGTCCATAAAGAACAGCTCGCTAATGGTGTTCAGGCAGAAGATTTCAAGCTTACAACTTCATATCCAGCACTACGAGATGCATCTGTCGCTGGAATTGTGAAGGTTTACGACTGGATGAAAGGGCCAGATGGACGAGATCTTATTAAGAAGGTGCGCTCTTACCTCTGTTTCGTTTCAGTCCAACACTGACATCTCCGATGTGTCACTTAAATCTAGACATGGGGCCGTTGCACTGCGAAAGGCTTCAACCTTTCAGCAGAATGCTTGACAAGTAAGGAAGCCCGGACTGCAATGAGAAAATATCTACAGGAAGACCCCACACTGTATCAGGAAATTGAGAAGAGATGTGGGAAGGTTTTTGGCGTCGAGTCGGAGGATCATTCTGACGATCTTGATACAGGTGAGGATGACGTTGATGTTCCTCTTGAAGAGGTCGTCAAGGAGACTCTGGGAGAAGAGAGAATGGGTACTACTTATATGCTGAATGGGGACTCTGGTCATCTCGAGAATTCAGGTGACATGGAGAATGTATGGGCATTTGATGACAACGGGAATCTGTGGCGTGAAACTGGTGCAGTACCAGTAGAAGACGATGGGGATAAGGAGAAGTAGTATATAGTTTatggtttttttttacagTTTTTTGAGGAATATATGTCACGATTTTTGTTAACGACGACCCCTTCGTTATCCGTTACATCCTGATATATTAACGACACGACGGGGCCTCCGTTACCGTGACCGTCGCTTCCCTACACTCCAGTACAGTACTGCAGAACGGCGGTTTTCGGACTCGTATCTTGTTCGGGCCGTTCGTTCCCGCCCACACGGGATCTGACGTCGACACTGTATTAGTAATCCCTTTCTGTCGGGTTACTAGTGTAAACAAAAATGAAGGGAGAAAATTGAGGATACCTACAAGTTAGTAGTAGTAATGTAGTAACAGACAAGCAAACGATTGTGATTACAATTTGGAAAGCGTGGACGCGACAAGGCCGATAACGCATTCAATCGTGATCCACACCATTGGCATTGTTCCTGTTCCCTCATTGTCAATCATTTCTCTTCTGGCCACCATCTCTCACACTTGTTCAGAGGCTTTCAAGACTAAACATTCATGTCCTTCGTCAAACTCTCCATATTTGGCACCTCCTTCGAGGTCCGCAACTATCCTTCAGGTTGACGGTTGTATGAGCTGACAGTCTGTCATCGATTTTATCACAGGTAACCACACGATATGTCGACCTGCAACCTGTTGGCATGGGTGAGTGGCCACATCTCTGTCTCATCCAATCCCTAATTCAATGAGGAAACCTCTCGATAGGCGCATTTGGACTCGTTTGGTGTGTACATCTGCGAAACGACTTTCGTCAGGAGATCAGACCGATTATGGGCGACCTTTATTCTCTAGTTCTGCCAAAGATCAGCTCACTGGGTCATCAGTCGCCATCAAGAAGATCATGAAGCCGTTTAGCACGCCAGTATTGAGTAAAAGGACTTATCGAGAACTCAAATTATTGAAGCATATCCAACACGAGAACGTGAGCCTCAGCTTTGTTCTTTTCGATGTCTTCCGGAGCAAACATACCTCTTCGATAGATCATCAGCCTCAGCGATGTCTTCATCTCACCCCTCGAAGATTTGTGGGTTGTCTACTTGCCGTCGACAAGGACTTGACTCAATCCTTTTTCGCTTCCCGAAGATACTTCGTCACAGAGCTTCTTGGAACCGATCTACATCGATTGCTCACATCGCGGCCTTTGGAAAAGCAATTCATTCAGTATTTCTTGTACCAAATACTGGTACATCGTTTAAATTTGGTTTACGCATCTTACTGTGTCTGACTCATGTTTATTAGCGTGGTTTGAAATATGTTCACTCTGCCGGAGTCGTACATCGAGACCTTGTAAGTACCTTATCCAGGGGCGGCACTCACACTATCGGGAAGCCTACTCTCAGTGGATTTCGTTCAGTATCTTATCCCATCCCATTCAGAAACCCAGCAACATTCTCGTGAACGAAAACTGTGACCTAAAGGCAGGTCAACTGTTCTGTCCCCTTCATCCTTGCTCTCACACTGGTTCAAGATCTGTGACTTTGGACTCGCCCGAATACAAGACCCTCAAATGACAGGCTACGTCTCCACGCGGTACTACCGAGCCCCAGAAATCATGCTCACTTGGCAGAAGTACGACGTAGCAGTGGATATCTGGAGCACTGGGTGCATATTTGCCGAAATGTTAGAGGGCAAGCCTCTGTTCCCAGGCAAAGACCGTAAGTTTTAGTTTGGCTCACCGTATATCCATTCGACTAACCCTGTCTGGATAATCAATAGATGTGAACCAGTTCTCTATCATCACAGAGTTACTAGGTACTCCGCCTGATGACGTGATTGAAACGATTGCGAGCGAAAACGTGAGCTTGGTCTACCCCTTCTTTCTATTACAGCCTACCAACTTTGCCCAGACCCTGCGTTTCGTTAAGAGTTTACCAAAGAGGGAACGGCAGCCATTTAGTCAGAAACTGAGAACAACAGACCCTGATGGTGCGTAGATCCTCTATAGACTGGAAGAGACCACCTACTGACGTCCTTCCCGCTTGGTCTTGACTCGTTCCGTAACTGCCGTCATTATTTTGCCACTACTTTGGCGAATTGCAGCTTTGGACCTCCTCGAAAAGATGCTCGTCTTTGACCCACGAAAACGGATAGATGCCACCAAATCACTCGAGCATGAATATGTTGTGCCTTACCATGACCCCACAGACGAACCGGAGGCGTCGGAAAAGTTCGATTGGAGTTTCAACGATGCGGATTTACCTGTCGACACGTGGAAAGTAATGATGTACAGTGAAATCTTAGGTGCCTTTTTGTGCTTCTTTCCCGGTGCTTCCTATGTTGACTCTAGATAAGATTTCCACCAAGTCTCCGATACCACGAATGGAGCGGGTACGGGAGTACCAGAAGGCGCGCTCGCTGCCCCGGAAGAAACCGCAGGTGCCACAGCCGTAAAAACCGAGGCTTGAGCAGCGATGGCGACTAtcgaaggaaagaaagcaaAGAAGAAAATCTATGCGATATTGTTACTTTTCTTACGCCCGCACCCAGCCATTTAACTCCCCCCCTCTTGGGATTTGGATCTCTCGAGATGGCCTGTAGTCCTAGATTCCTTTGCTAATTACCGCTACCCCTTGAAGGTTTCTTTCATGCAATACACGAACTTTCTTTTGTTTTATGTACAGTTTGGCCAAGTGCTCTAATTCTACTTATCTTTCATCTTGTTCCCCAAATAGTTGTACTGGCCAATACAGAGGTTATTCGATGTAATACACGCATATCGAATTGTTACCAAAATTCATAACCTACTAGAAGAATATATGCTAGCTCCAACACTAAAGTAACCTTTCGGCTACTTCGGAAATACCGGCTCGCCATACATCGTATAGCCCGAGATCTCCAAGACTTTCAAATCTAAAATCCCCGTCTTCTCCGTCCTGGCCAACATCTCTCTCTCGTATCCATCTTCGAATGGCGCCTGCCACGGGCAGTGACATCTCATCTCCAGTACGATCAACTTCAGTCCCTTGATACTTTCCGGGAGCCCAGCTAGAATACTATCGAGTGCGTCGCATCCCTGAAAATCCGAGAATAGGTCCCACGTATTTCTAAGCTGGGGCCAGACGATATAAAGGTGTTGAAGTGACGAGATGAGGTGGATATGGGAGAGAACTGTCAGAAGGTTGGGGAGATGAAGTCGGCATGCGGTAACCGAGAGAGTTAGATGGGTGAGCGCAGTGAATGACATGAATTGGGGTTCGACGTATTCGTCTCGCACTGTGAAAGCGAAAGGAGATGTTAGTTTCGTCCGAtgtgttttcttctttccatgTGCCAGAAGGAGGGGGGGAGAACGAAAGTAGACATACCATATTTCCCAACCTCGAAATCGAGGTGAGTTATTGACGAGCCGACAACGGGCCAAAGGTCTGCGTAGAAAAAGAGAGCTCCAATGTCGCGTATTTTGACGCGACTGAGTGTCGTCAGGTCGAACAGGCCATTTGGACGATTGAACATGGCGgagaagagagggaaaaCGCTCATTTGGCCGAGTTCTAATGTAGAGAGTTTCGTTGGTTGGGCCATAGTCGTAAGTTTACCTCCTGTTGTCCTCTCCAAGTTCGTCGTGGATTGCTCTATATCGTTTACATCGCGTGCTGATGGGACATTCTTTAAGACGACTCCGATGAGAACCAAATGTCGAAGGTTTGGTAATTGAGCTGTATGACGGAGGAACGTCCAGAACGATGGCGCATCCCTGAAGACGCATGAGTCAATGACTATCGTGTCCAGTAAAGTATTCCCGTTGAGTAACTCCGGTAAAACACGTTGCATTTTCGGAGAAAGATTGTAAATAGGAAACATGAACAACACAAGTCGCCGCAAGTGATTCATCATGCGAGCTAGCTCCACAAGCCATGGTTCGGATGAGCATACCAGTCGTAAAGAATACCGGAAATCCAGAGTGAGTTTCTGGATGTGTGCGATCAAGTGGGGTGAAGAATGAAGGATGTCAAGAATAGACTCCGTATCTACAATACGGTGAGGTGAAGGAGATGTCGAGATCAATGTTAAGTTGTTCTCTTCGACTGGGAGCGAGATAGAACGAAAGAGGTGGTGTCGAGCTCTCGGAAGCCAGTCCCGGCAAACAAGACTGCAAGTCTTCAGGTCTAAAAGAGAGTCCCCAAACTGGTCGACAATATGCTCGATGATCTCCAgaggaatggttctttggttgatgGGCGCGCTCATCTTGGAGAAGCGAAAAGAGCTCCATTCACAGCAGCTAGTCCATGTTTTTAGGGCAAGGCATGCAACGAGTTAGTATTGCCGCAAAGCATTCCACCGGCCGCGCGTCCGAGAGAGAACATGAACCTTGATAAGGATGATAGAGTAACCTCAGCGATAAAGCACATGTCTTCTGGGTTTCTTGTCCGTGGTGTACTTGAGTGATCATGAAGTCAATGGCGGCCGCATCAGTGGTGGCTTGAGCTCGTCGCTAATGGTGTCGAAGGCCTGGATGAGTTTGACGCTGGACCTGGCGAGGTTCCAGCAGGCGTCATTGAGGTTCGATGTGGTTGAAAGCTCTGACAGCGTCAGTACGATAAGTTAGCCTTGGATGAATGAGCCTTAAAAGACATAGGGGAGGACCGCCGTGTTCCCACGGTGTGAGGATGCGCGACAGTTGCCCACGCCACGAAGCGCCCGAGCGCCCGCGCCGCTGACTTGCTTCAGAATCGAAACGCAGCTGCGAGTTGGAAGGCGCGAACCATTTCTAAAACGGAGACGCGAAAATTTTTACCAGTTTTATGTACGATTTTAGACCCAGTTGTTTATTCACACTTGCTTTGCCCATGTGGCCGACATGCCTCCAGAAGTGACAAGGGATCTTCATCGTAACTCGGAAGTCGGGAGTGAGGATTATTATGCATTTCGGACGAGGGAGTCAATAACAGCACTGAAGGCCTTCGTGCTTTAACCAAAACTGGACCATGAGTATTGCAAGCTTCACCCTACAGGCGCGTGGTTCTAAGAGCCTTACTGATTCCGATGACTGCAGGCCCCAAGGGTCCCTACCCTCGGAGCTTAGGGATTTTTTATCATTGAGGTCATATTCCAGGGGTATGGCTACGCTCGGTCTTCTGAATGTGTTTGACGAAGTGTTCATGGGGTAGCAATCCCTTTCCacccttcctctccctccttcTTTGGATTAACTCTGCTTGTGAACGGAACGTAACCACCTCAAACGAGTAAATATGACGTTACC
Proteins encoded in this window:
- the HOG1 gene encoding MAPK protein hog1 yields the protein MSFVKLSIFGTSFEVTTRYVDLQPVGMGAFGLVCSAKDQLTGSSVAIKKIMKPFSTPVLSKRTYRELKLLKHIQHENIISLSDVFISPLEDLYFVTELLGTDLHRLLTSRPLEKQFIQYFLYQILRGLKYVHSAGVVHRDLKPSNILVNENCDLKICDFGLARIQDPQMTGYVSTRYYRAPEIMLTWQKYDVAVDIWSTGCIFAEMLEGKPLFPGKDHVNQFSIITELLGTPPDDVIETIASENTLRFVKSLPKRERQPFSQKLRTTDPDALDLLEKMLVFDPRKRIDATKSLEHEYVVPYHDPTDEPEASEKFDWSFNDADLPVDTWKVMMYSEILDFHQVSDTTNGAGTGVPEGALAAPEETAGATAVKTEA
- the HOG1 gene encoding MAPK protein hog1, variant 2, with product MKPFSTPVLSKRTYRELKLLKHIQHENIISLSDVFISPLEDLYFVTELLGTDLHRLLTSRPLEKQFIQYFLYQILRGLKYVHSAGVVHRDLKPSNILVNENCDLKICDFGLARIQDPQMTGYVSTRYYRAPEIMLTWQKYDVAVDIWSTGCIFAEMLEGKPLFPGKDHVNQFSIITELLGTPPDDVIETIASENTLRFVKSLPKRERQPFSQKLRTTDPDALDLLEKMLVFDPRKRIDATKSLEHEYVVPYHDPTDEPEASEKFDWSFNDADLPVDTWKVMMYSEILDFHQVSDTTNGAGTGVPEGALAAPEETAGATAVKTEA